One Papaver somniferum cultivar HN1 chromosome 10, ASM357369v1, whole genome shotgun sequence genomic window carries:
- the LOC113316755 gene encoding F-box/kelch-repeat protein At3g06240-like, with product MHGWGISVIGYDSLSSSKELHEFDDAVNKEHPFETDHVQLFRGHCNGLIYFRGSGRRNMMRFCVWNPATKEYKIIPKSPTKYMRYGVDLCGFGYDCKIDDYKLCSTNGVLVNGALNWLCMKRGKDTELIISFDISDEKFKEMQPPKEVSENKELLTTVGTLEGLLCVLVEVVNVQFRVWVMQDYGVQESWTKRFVVTHEKFMKYPSNVFHLCSLDKGKIILFSDGDTLVLYDPKHEYARKISMEPDLGGWIWNSVNYFESLVSVNSGRYVGENQEDSDDSDSDSDLVIKSLI from the exons ATGCACGGTTGGGGAATCTCCGTCATAGGTTATGATTCATTATCTTCTTCGAAAGAATTACATGAATTTGATGATGCTGTTAACAAAGAACACCCATTTGAAACTGATCACGTCCAATTATTTAGGGGTCATTGTAATGGTCTGATTTACTTTCGGGGTTCTGGTAGGAGGAATATGATGCGCTTTTGTGTTTGGAACCCTGCCACCAAAGagtacaaaatcatacccaaatcACCAACAAAATATATGAGATACGGGGTTGACTTGTGtggttttggttatgattgcaAGATCGATGATTACAAG CTTTGCTCTACAAATGGGGTGCTTGTGAATGGAGCTTTGAACTGGTTGTGCATGAAGCGTGGCAAAGACACCGAGCTAATTATCTCTTTCGATATCAGTGATGAAAAATTCAAAGAAATGCAACCACCTAAAGAAGTTTCTGAAAATAAGGAACTTTTGACGACTGTGGGAACTTTGGAAGGGTTGCTTTGTGTACTTGTTGAAGTTGTTAATGTTCAGTTTAGAGTTTGGGTGATGCAGGATTATGGGGTTCAAGAATCTTGGACAAAACGTTTTGTTGTTACCCATGAGAAATTTATGAAATATCCTTCtaatgtatttcatttgtgttccTTAGACAAAGGTAAAATAATTTTATTCTCTGATGGTGACACACTAGTTCTGTATGACCCAAAACATGAATATGCTAGAAAAATAAGCATGGAGCCGGATCTAGGAGGCTGGATCTGGAATTCAGTTAATTATTTTGAAAGCTTAGTTTCAGTTAACTCTGGTAGATATGTGGGTGAGAATCAAGAAGACAGTGACGATTCAGATTCAGATTCAGATTTGGTGATAAAAAGTCTAATATGA